The proteins below are encoded in one region of Elusimicrobiota bacterium:
- a CDS encoding amidohydrolase family protein gives MDIIIKNAKLENGKIVDIGIKKGKIVEIKSEVRCPKSDVQIIDAKRNLVTPTFIDSHIHLDKCLISDSIPKNITGTLKESIELTWARKKRYTVNDIVERASKVIDWHILHGSTIIRTHVDVDTIGKLMPLKGLLATREKYRGIVDLEIVAFPQEGILQDEGTEELMYQAMESGADVVGGMPHNEMTDEDGRRHIDICFEIAKKFNCDIDMHIDETDDPNSRCLQYLCWKTIKEKYQARVTAGHTCALAAYNDYYAVKVIDWVKKAGINMITNPVTNLMIEGRLDKQPIRRGTTRINELITAGVNVSYGQDCVKDTFYPTWGHGDMLECGLVTAHAAQFTQVEQVNYLYKMITENAAKILRLKDYGIAVSKTANLNIVDAKTIPEMFRTQADRLYVIRKGKIIATTEIRRTLKIPTGFTG, from the coding sequence ATGGATATTATTATCAAAAATGCAAAGTTGGAAAATGGAAAAATTGTTGATATTGGAATTAAGAAAGGTAAAATTGTAGAAATCAAGTCCGAAGTCCGATGTCCAAAGTCCGATGTCCAAATCATTGATGCAAAGAGAAATCTTGTCACACCTACTTTTATTGACTCACATATTCATCTGGATAAATGTCTTATTAGCGATTCTATTCCTAAAAATATTACAGGCACACTTAAGGAATCAATAGAACTTACTTGGGCAAGAAAGAAAAGATATACAGTGAATGATATTGTTGAGAGAGCAAGTAAAGTTATTGACTGGCATATTCTGCACGGCTCAACTATTATAAGAACACATGTTGATGTTGATACTATTGGTAAGTTAATGCCATTGAAAGGGCTTCTTGCAACTCGTGAAAAATATAGAGGCATTGTTGATTTAGAAATTGTTGCATTCCCACAGGAAGGAATTTTGCAGGATGAAGGCACTGAAGAACTTATGTATCAGGCGATGGAATCAGGTGCAGATGTCGTCGGTGGGATGCCACATAACGAAATGACTGACGAAGATGGTAGAAGGCATATAGATATCTGTTTTGAGATTGCAAAAAAATTTAATTGTGATATTGATATGCATATTGATGAAACAGATGACCCGAATTCACGGTGTCTCCAATATCTTTGTTGGAAAACAATCAAAGAAAAATATCAAGCTCGGGTGACTGCCGGACATACTTGTGCGCTCGCAGCTTATAACGATTATTACGCTGTGAAAGTTATTGACTGGGTAAAAAAAGCAGGTATCAATATGATAACAAATCCAGTCACAAATTTGATGATAGAAGGTCGGCTTGATAAACAGCCAATCCGTCGGGGGACAACGCGTATAAACGAACTGATTACTGCAGGTGTTAATGTTTCTTACGGACAGGACTGCGTCAAGGATACGTTCTATCCTACTTGGGGACATGGCGATATGCTTGAATGCGGATTGGTTACAGCACACGCTGCGCAATTCACACAGGTGGAACAAGTAAATTATCTTTACAAAATGATAACAGAAAACGCTGCAAAAATTTTGCGGCTGAAAGATTACGGGATTGCTGTTAGCAAAACCGCAAACTTGAATATCGTTGATGCAAAGACAATCCCGGAAATGTTCAGAACACAAGCCGACCGCCTTTATGTAATAAGAAAAGGAAAAATTATTGCCACCACAGAGATACGGAGAACACTGAAAATACCGACAGGATTTACAGGATAA
- a CDS encoding cyclase family protein encodes MKLYDLTQPLSHLTPAWPTYEPLQIKFFKRLAPNGANGQIITTSNHVGTHLDGSLHFCTHGRDIASIPLEELYGEAAVVDLSDIAEDYGIYTSKDIEKRVEVKERDILIINTGYHRYAWDQPEADEVRYMVKHPGPTMEFAEWCKKKKLKWLGVDCGSADHPMNTKIREWMPKQAKECEAYFQKKFKKSIDDIFPSDHYQLMHIVLFPLDIIHAENLGGEIDKFKNKRTTVGCFPWRFVGGESSICRIVAFEKT; translated from the coding sequence ATGAAACTTTATGATTTGACACAGCCGCTGTCACATTTAACACCTGCATGGCCGACTTACGAGCCGTTGCAAATTAAATTTTTCAAGCGGCTTGCACCAAATGGCGCAAATGGACAAATTATTACAACCAGCAACCATGTAGGCACACATCTTGACGGCTCACTTCATTTCTGTACACACGGAAGAGATATTGCCTCAATTCCGCTTGAAGAACTTTATGGTGAGGCAGCAGTTGTGGATTTATCCGATATTGCAGAGGACTACGGGATTTACACATCAAAAGATATTGAAAAACGGGTTGAAGTAAAAGAGCGAGATATTTTAATTATCAATACGGGTTATCACAGATATGCTTGGGACCAGCCCGAAGCGGACGAGGTTCGCTATATGGTGAAACATCCGGGACCGACGATGGAATTTGCAGAATGGTGCAAAAAGAAAAAATTGAAATGGCTCGGCGTTGACTGCGGAAGCGCCGACCACCCGATGAATACGAAAATCAGAGAATGGATGCCGAAACAGGCGAAGGAATGCGAAGCATACTTTCAGAAAAAATTTAAGAAATCAATTGACGATATTTTTCCATCTGACCACTATCAATTAATGCATATTGTTCTGTTTCCTTTGGATATAATTCATGCCGAAAATCTGGGTGGAGAAATAGATAAGTTTAAAAATAAAAGAACCACCGTCGGCTGTTTCCCATGGCGGTTCGTTGGCGGAGAATCGTCAATCTGCAGAATTGTGGCATTTGAGAAAACTTAA
- the smpB gene encoding SsrA-binding protein SmpB, with the protein MNKKIIATNRKAYFNYELLEKYEAGISLLGSEVKSIRAGHIDIKNGYINIEKGEFFLYNINILPYKQLSDKKYNPLRPRKLLLHRREIKKLQEKIAIKGFAIIPTEVYFRNGLVKVEISVAKGKKLWDKRAVIKEREIKKRIRELEN; encoded by the coding sequence ATGAACAAAAAAATCATTGCAACCAACAGAAAAGCATATTTTAATTACGAACTGCTTGAAAAATATGAAGCGGGTATTTCACTTTTAGGTAGCGAAGTGAAATCAATCCGGGCAGGACATATTGATATTAAAAATGGCTATATCAACATTGAAAAAGGCGAATTTTTTTTGTATAATATAAATATATTGCCTTATAAACAACTTTCAGACAAAAAATACAACCCATTAAGACCCAGAAAATTATTACTACACCGACGAGAAATAAAGAAACTGCAAGAAAAAATCGCTATCAAAGGGTTTGCAATTATTCCAACTGAGGTCTATTTCAGAAACGGGCTGGTCAAAGTTGAAATATCTGTTGCAAAAGGCAAAAAACTTTGGGATAAACGAGCAGTAATTAAAGAAAGGGAAATAAAAAAGAGAATTAGAGAATTAGAGAATTAG